A window from Plectropomus leopardus isolate mb chromosome 3, YSFRI_Pleo_2.0, whole genome shotgun sequence encodes these proteins:
- the LOC121939448 gene encoding ras-related protein Rab-11B-like, with amino-acid sequence MGNRDDEYDYLFKVVLIGDSGVGKSNLLSRFTRNEFNLESKSTIGVEFATRSIQVDGKMIKAQIWDTAGQERYRAITSAYYRGAVGALLVYDIAKHLTYENVERWLKELRDHADNNIVIMLVGNKSDLRHLRAVPTDEARAFAEKNTISFIETSALDSTNVEEAFKNILTEIYRIVSQKQISDRSAHDESPGNNVVDISLPPTTDGQRGNKLPCCQSL; translated from the exons ATGGGAAACCGAGATGATGAATACGACTACTTGTTTAAAg tCGTACTAATCGGAGACTCTGGAGTGGGGAAGAGTAACCTGCTGTCCCGTTTCACAAGAAATGAGTTCAACCTGGAGAGCAAGAGCACCATCGGGGTGGAGTTTGCCACCCGCAGCATCCAGGTGGACGGCAAGATGATAAAGGCTCAAATCTGGGACACAGCTGGACAGGAACGCTACAGAGCAATCACCTCAgc GTATTACCGGGGAGCAGTTGGAGCTCTCCTAGTTTACGACATCGCCAAGCACCTGACATACGAGAACGTCGAACGCTGGCTGAAGGAGCTGAGGGACCACGCTGACAACAACATCGTCATCATGCTGGTTGGGAACAAGAGCGACCTCCGCCACCTCAGGGCGGTGCCCACTGACGAGGCTCGAGCCTTCGCAG AAAAGAACACAATCTCATTCATTGAAACCTCTGCCTTGGACTCCACAAACGTAGAAGAAGCCTTTAAGAACATTCTCACAG AAATCTACCGTATTGTATCTCAGAAGCAAATATCTGACAGATCTGCACATGACGAGTCTCCGGGAAACAATGTAGTGGACATAAGCCTCCCCCCGACCACGGACGGGCAGAGGGGCAACAAACTCCCCTGCTGCCAGAGCCTGTGA
- the LOC121939457 gene encoding ras-related protein Rab-11B: MGNRDDEYDFLFKVVLIGDSGVGKSNLLSRFTRNEFNLESKSTIGVEFATRSIQVDGKTIKAQIWDTAGQERYRAITSAYYRGAVGALLVYDIAKHLTYENVERWLKELRDHADNNIVIMLVGNKSDLRHLRAVPTDEARAFAEKNTLSFIETSALDSTNVEEAFKNILTEIYRIVSQKQIADRSAHDESPGNNVVDISVPPTTDGQKGNKLQCCQSL; this comes from the exons ATGGGGAACAGAGACGACGAGTATGATTTCCTCTTCAAAG tcgTACTAATCGGAGACTCTGGAGTGGGGAAGAGTAACCTGCTGTCCCGTTTCACAAGAAATGAGTTCAACCTGGAGAGCAAGAGCACCATCGGGGTGGAGTTTGCCACCCGCAGCATCCAGGTGGACGGCAAGACGATAAAGGCTCAGATCTGGGACACAGCTGGACAGGAACGCTACAGAGCAATCACCTCAGC GTATTACCGGGGAGCAGTCGGAGCTCTCCTAGTTTACGACATCGCCAAGCACCTGACATACGAGAACGTCGAACGCTGGCTGAAGGAGCTGAGGGACCACGCTGACAACAACATCGTCATCATGCTGGTTGGGAACAAGAGCGACCTCCGCCACCTCAGGGCGGTGCCCACTGACGAGGCTCGAGCCTTCGCAG AAAAGAACACGCTGTCATTTATTGAGACATCAGCGCTGGACTCCACAAATGTAGAAGAAGCCTTCAAGAACATTTTAACAG AAATCTACCGCATCGTGTCACAGAAGCAGATAGCGGACAGATCTGCACACGATGAGTCTCCAGGCAACAATGTAGTAGACATAAGTGTCCCCCCGACCACTGACGGGCAGAAGGGCAACAAACTGCAGTGCTGCCAGAGCCTGTGA